Proteins co-encoded in one Psychromonas sp. L1A2 genomic window:
- the apbC gene encoding iron-sulfur cluster carrier protein ApbC has translation MLFKKKTIEQQVLQCFEKIIDSELLKKFTKQRLLTIKEESAEISIRLPFYAPNWLADLQAQSNESLTSIFKQAPTWNVTYKVPTFEHKKGTKTNPNIKNIIAVSSGKGGVGKSTVSVNLAIALAKNGAKVGVLDADIYGPSLPTMLGHKNTKSTSADGKLLQPIAAHGIVGNSIGFLIDDKDAMVWRGPMASKALQQVLNETDWPALDYLIVDMPPGTGDIQLTMSQNVAVTSAVIVTTPQDVALIDAQKGVIMFNKVDVHVTGLIENMSVYSCVKCGHQEAIFGTGGGRKLAEQFNLPFLGELPLHIQYRQNTDEGCPTVAKNELPALVEPYLALAEQVAINLYKNLEPTIEQIKITELK, from the coding sequence ATGCTGTTTAAAAAGAAAACTATCGAACAACAGGTTTTACAATGTTTTGAGAAAATAATTGATTCAGAATTACTCAAAAAATTTACAAAGCAGCGCTTATTAACCATCAAGGAAGAGTCAGCTGAAATATCAATTCGTTTGCCATTCTATGCACCTAATTGGTTAGCTGATTTACAAGCACAATCTAACGAGTCGTTAACTTCTATTTTCAAGCAAGCACCCACGTGGAACGTGACTTATAAAGTGCCTACTTTTGAACATAAAAAAGGGACTAAAACAAACCCTAATATTAAAAATATTATTGCAGTCTCTTCAGGCAAAGGTGGAGTCGGTAAATCTACCGTAAGTGTTAATTTAGCGATTGCATTAGCTAAAAATGGTGCCAAGGTTGGTGTATTAGATGCCGATATCTACGGGCCTTCTTTACCGACTATGCTCGGTCATAAAAACACTAAATCAACGTCTGCTGACGGTAAGTTATTACAACCCATTGCCGCACACGGTATTGTTGGTAATAGTATTGGCTTTTTAATTGATGATAAAGATGCCATGGTGTGGCGTGGCCCAATGGCAAGTAAAGCACTGCAACAAGTACTCAATGAAACGGATTGGCCTGCATTAGATTACTTAATTGTTGATATGCCGCCAGGTACTGGTGATATCCAACTAACGATGTCGCAAAATGTCGCTGTAACCAGTGCTGTGATTGTTACAACCCCACAGGACGTTGCGTTAATTGATGCTCAAAAGGGCGTGATTATGTTTAATAAGGTCGATGTTCATGTCACTGGCTTAATTGAAAATATGAGTGTCTATTCATGTGTTAAGTGTGGGCATCAAGAAGCTATTTTTGGAACGGGTGGCGGTAGAAAATTAGCTGAACAGTTTAACTTACCGTTCTTAGGTGAATTACCATTACATATACAATATCGTCAAAATACTGATGAAGGTTGCCCTACGGTTGCTAAAAATGAACTTCCTGCATTAGTAGAACCGTACTTAGCATTAGCTGAACAAGTCGCGATTAACCTTTATAAAAACTTAGAGCCAACCATTGAACAAATCAAAATAACAGAGCTGAAATAA
- a CDS encoding DUF2164 domain-containing protein, producing the protein MPEIKFSTSQKTAIVDEIQKYFEKELDQELGQFDAEFLLDFFSEKVGSYYYNQGLNDARAILDDKLDTITESFYELEKITEFG; encoded by the coding sequence ATGCCTGAAATCAAGTTTTCAACGTCTCAAAAGACCGCGATCGTTGACGAGATACAAAAGTATTTTGAAAAAGAGTTAGATCAAGAGCTTGGTCAATTTGATGCTGAGTTTCTACTCGATTTTTTTAGTGAAAAAGTCGGTAGTTATTATTATAACCAAGGTCTTAATGATGCGAGAGCAATATTAGATGATAAACTCGACACCATTACTGAATCCTTTTATGAGTTAGAAAAAATAACCGAGTTTGGTTAA
- a CDS encoding YgiQ family radical SAM protein yields MSRKEMKQLGWDSCDIIIVTGDAYVDHPSFGMAVIGRMLEVQGFRVGIIAQPDWHSKDAFMELGKPNLYFGVTAGNMDSMINRYTAERRLRHDDAYTPNDEGGKRPDRAVAAYTQRCKEAYKGIPVIIGGIEASLRRIAHYDYWSDKVRQSVLFDAKADLLIYGNAERPLIEISHRIAQGDDIKTITDVRGSAFLTNSALPGWTGIDSRSVDKPGKIDPIYSPYQDLSEKCDTAKDENDAADEASDITKTAQVIQMTPHKGTPQEEREKRWEEKSKAWSTTYINLPTFEQVKENKMLYAHASRIFHQEVNPTSAKALMQKHGSRAIWLNPPATPLEESEMDGVFGLPYARVPHPSYGDAKIPAYDMIKTSINIMRGCFGGCTFCSITEHEGRIIQSRSQESIINEIEDIKLKVPGFTGVISDLGGPTANMYKLRCKSEKAEATCRKPSCVWPTICGHLDTDHTPTIELYRAARRVPGIKKVLIASGVRYDLAIKDPEYVKELATHHVGGYLKIAPEHTEEGPLNKMMKPGMGSYDKFKELFDHYSKLAGKKQYLIPYFISAHPGTTDMDMINLAMWLKENDFKLDQVQNFYPSPLANATTLYHTEINSLRNVKRNSESVSIPKGTVQRRLHKAILRYHDPANWVIIREALTKMGLDKTLIGSKATCLVPKETRAEVMNRNAKKGKAPLKGKVAPKNQGKVVNNKRTPKAKFGSKPATNGKQGLTRFSTNQFQK; encoded by the coding sequence ATGTCACGTAAAGAGATGAAGCAGCTTGGCTGGGATAGCTGCGACATTATTATAGTCACAGGTGATGCTTATGTGGATCACCCTAGTTTCGGAATGGCTGTCATTGGTCGAATGCTTGAAGTACAAGGTTTCAGAGTCGGTATTATCGCTCAACCTGATTGGCATTCAAAAGATGCATTTATGGAACTAGGTAAACCTAATTTATACTTTGGTGTAACTGCCGGTAACATGGACTCAATGATCAACCGTTATACGGCTGAAAGAAGATTAAGACATGATGATGCTTACACGCCAAATGATGAAGGTGGTAAACGTCCAGATCGAGCTGTTGCTGCTTATACACAACGTTGTAAAGAAGCTTACAAAGGTATTCCCGTTATCATCGGTGGTATTGAGGCGAGTTTACGTCGTATAGCGCATTATGATTACTGGTCTGACAAAGTACGTCAATCTGTTTTGTTTGATGCAAAAGCAGATCTATTAATTTACGGAAATGCAGAACGTCCGCTAATTGAAATTTCACACCGAATTGCACAAGGTGATGATATTAAAACCATTACCGATGTACGTGGTAGTGCCTTCTTAACCAATTCAGCGCTGCCTGGATGGACAGGTATCGATTCACGTAGTGTCGATAAACCAGGTAAAATAGATCCTATCTATAGCCCTTATCAAGACTTAAGTGAAAAATGTGATACTGCGAAAGATGAAAATGATGCTGCTGATGAAGCATCAGACATCACTAAAACAGCGCAAGTTATCCAAATGACACCACATAAAGGCACGCCACAAGAAGAGCGTGAAAAAAGATGGGAAGAAAAATCTAAAGCTTGGTCAACGACTTATATTAACTTACCGACGTTTGAGCAAGTAAAAGAAAATAAAATGCTGTATGCACATGCATCGCGTATTTTTCACCAAGAAGTTAACCCAACTTCTGCAAAAGCATTAATGCAAAAACATGGTAGTCGCGCCATATGGTTAAATCCACCTGCAACACCTTTAGAAGAAAGTGAAATGGATGGTGTGTTTGGTTTACCTTATGCACGTGTTCCGCATCCAAGTTATGGCGATGCTAAAATTCCCGCTTACGATATGATAAAAACATCTATTAATATTATGCGAGGTTGTTTTGGTGGTTGTACTTTCTGCAGTATTACAGAGCATGAAGGTCGTATAATACAAAGTCGTTCACAGGAATCAATCATCAATGAAATTGAAGACATTAAACTCAAAGTTCCAGGGTTTACTGGCGTCATTTCAGACCTTGGTGGTCCAACGGCTAATATGTATAAGTTACGTTGTAAGAGTGAAAAAGCCGAAGCAACGTGCCGTAAACCGTCTTGTGTATGGCCAACTATTTGTGGTCACCTCGATACAGATCATACGCCAACCATTGAGCTATACCGCGCGGCACGTAGAGTACCCGGTATTAAAAAAGTACTGATTGCATCAGGTGTACGTTATGACTTAGCGATTAAAGATCCTGAATATGTTAAAGAACTCGCGACACATCACGTAGGCGGATATTTGAAAATAGCACCAGAGCATACCGAAGAAGGTCCATTAAACAAAATGATGAAACCGGGTATGGGTAGCTACGATAAATTTAAAGAGCTATTTGATCATTACTCTAAATTAGCGGGTAAAAAACAATACCTGATCCCATACTTTATTTCAGCTCACCCTGGCACAACAGATATGGATATGATCAACCTAGCCATGTGGCTAAAAGAAAATGACTTTAAATTAGATCAAGTACAAAACTTTTATCCTTCACCTTTAGCGAATGCGACGACTTTGTACCACACAGAAATTAATTCATTGCGTAATGTAAAAAGAAACAGTGAATCAGTGTCTATTCCAAAAGGAACCGTTCAGCGTCGATTGCATAAAGCGATACTGCGTTATCATGATCCCGCTAACTGGGTCATTATTCGTGAAGCATTAACCAAAATGGGATTAGATAAAACCTTGATTGGTAGTAAAGCAACGTGTTTAGTACCTAAAGAAACACGTGCGGAAGTGATGAATAGAAATGCTAAAAAAGGAAAAGCGCCTTTAAAAGGTAAAGTTGCTCCAAAAAATCAAGGTAAAGTGGTTAATAATAAACGTACGCCTAAAGCTAAGTTTGGTTCTAAACCAGCAACAAATGGTAAACAAGGGTTAACACGCTTTAGCACTAATCAGTTTCAAAAATAA
- the recR gene encoding recombination mediator RecR — protein MSNRPLIEELTQALQCLPSVGPKSAQRMVYHLLDKNRNGALKLSDVLARAVTEIGHCQQCRTFTEEDLCPICNNQKRNDNGTICIVEMPVDVVAIEQTALFSGTYFVLMGHLSPLDGIGPEQLGLNLLEKQMQKGNITEVILATNPTVEGEATAYYIAEMARKFKIQVSRIAHGVPVGGELEFVDSTTLSHSFSGRSML, from the coding sequence ATGTCAAATAGACCATTAATCGAAGAGCTAACACAAGCATTGCAGTGTTTACCAAGTGTCGGGCCAAAGTCTGCACAACGAATGGTGTATCATTTGTTAGATAAAAACCGTAATGGCGCACTTAAGCTAAGTGACGTGTTAGCACGAGCGGTTACTGAAATAGGCCATTGCCAGCAGTGCCGAACGTTCACTGAAGAAGATTTATGCCCTATCTGTAATAATCAAAAGCGTAATGATAACGGGACTATTTGTATTGTTGAAATGCCAGTGGATGTGGTGGCAATAGAGCAAACAGCATTGTTTTCTGGTACTTACTTTGTGTTAATGGGACACTTATCGCCTCTTGATGGTATTGGTCCTGAGCAGCTTGGTTTAAACCTATTAGAAAAGCAGATGCAAAAAGGCAATATCACCGAAGTTATCTTAGCCACTAACCCAACAGTTGAAGGTGAAGCAACCGCTTATTACATTGCTGAAATGGCCAGAAAATTCAAAATCCAAGTAAGCCGCATTGCCCATGGTGTACCAGTGGGTGGAGAATTAGAGTTTGTTGATAGCACAACGTTATCGCATTCATTCTCTGGGCGCTCAATGTTATAA